The Fusobacterium necrophorum subsp. necrophorum genome includes the window ATGCGACCTAAATATGCAGTCATTACGAATATTGAAGAGGATCATTTGGAAACTCATGGAAATTTGGAAAATATCAAAAAATCTTTCCGGCAATTTGTCGATCAAACGGAACGACAAGTCCTCGTTTGTAAAGATTGTATAAATGTAAGGTCTATCTTTTTGGAAAATAAAAAAATTACCAGTTATGGAATCGAACAAGAGGCCGATATTATGGCAAAAAATATAGAAATTGTGGAAGGAAAAACCTCTTTTGAAGTATGGATGCAAGGAAAAAATCAAGGAAGATTTTCTATTTCTATTCCAGGAAAACATAATATTTTGAATTCTTTGCCTGTCATTTATTTTGCTCTCAAGTTTGGAGTGCCAAAAGAGGAAATTCAAGATAAGTTATTGCATTTCAGAGGCTCTAAGAGAAGATATGACATCTTATACTGGGACCAAGAGAAAAATCGAAAAATTATAGATGACTATGCTCATCATCCGACAGAAATTCAAGCGACATTAAAGGGAGTCAAATCCATTGAAACAGGAAAAATAATTGGAATTTTTCAACCTCATCGATACAGTCGAGTACATTTTTTATTGGAACGCTTCGGGAATTGTTTTGAGGGCTTGGATGAACTGGTCTTACTGCCGATTTACAGTGCCGGAGAACAAAATGATTCCGGTATTTCGGAAAAAGACAT containing:
- the murC gene encoding UDP-N-acetylmuramate--L-alanine ligase, giving the protein MEKIYFVGINGIGMSGLAKIMKCQGYDVVGADLTRNYVTEELENLGITVYPEHKACQMEDRDSLIASSAIHSDNPEFQYAKEHNIPLMKRGELLASLLNSKLGIAVAGTHGKTTTSSMMSAAMLSLDPTIVVGGILPEIASNAKVGMGEYFIAEADESDNSFLFMRPKYAVITNIEEDHLETHGNLENIKKSFRQFVDQTERQVLVCKDCINVRSIFLENKKITSYGIEQEADIMAKNIEIVEGKTSFEVWMQGKNQGRFSISIPGKHNILNSLPVIYFALKFGVPKEEIQDKLLHFRGSKRRYDILYWDQEKNRKIIDDYAHHPTEIQATLKGVKSIETGKIIGIFQPHRYSRVHFLLERFGNCFEGLDELVLLPIYSAGEQNDSGISEKDIANLIENVPVTCMERKEEVMKKLLKEAKEKNHIFVFMGAGDISKLAHEVADRLQK